GATGCTAGGATGGAGTGAGTCACAATGTGAGTTGAAGGAAACCTGAGGAAAACTAGTATGTGTGACGAGCTGGAGCCTGCCCTGTCACCTGCTTGGAGCTGTTGGCACCAGCTCTTGCAAATACATACAACAAAGCAAGCTGGGCAGACTGTGTTTGAAGCAGCTTGAAAAACCCTGAGCTCTTATTCACATATCTCTTTGGGCACCAAGGTCCAGTGGATCAGGCATTTAAGGTGCACCGCCTTTAAGGCTGGAAGAAGCCGAGCCTCATCCTAACTTCCTTCCAATCAATAACCCATGTGTCAATCACACTCTAAGGATCTGAGCCCAGTGTAGATGATATTTGGCTTTTGTGGCTTCTCCATCTCTAGTCCTATCCTTAACAACCTTCCCTGGACCCTGCCCTGCAGCTTGGTACAGAAAAGGCCTGAGACGGTTCAAGGACCTATTCTTTGGGAATTGTTTTGCTTCCTTCGAACAACTCTCTACCAAGTTTAACCTCCCAGGCAGCCATTTTTTAGATACTTGCAAAATAGGCATTTTCTACTTTCACAGATATCCAGCTTTCCAGATGCACCTGATGAAAATTTCATGGACAGCGCCTCTGTCTTGAACCCACACACAAACGGCTTATATCGGTAGTCCATGATAGGATCACTCACATTAGACATGTTTCCATTGATAAAATGAAGGCTGCCTGGGAGCAGGACTTAAACATCTCTTTGAGGGACAGCATGTGGGAGGCCATTTTTAAATCACTCAACACCACTTCCTTTAGTGCTCGCCACTGTCTGCTGCAGTTTAAGATGGTCCACAGAGCCCACTGGTCTAAGGGTAACCTCTCTCATTACAAATGTGAGTCCCTGTTGTGACAAATGTTCAGTTAGTGATGGCTCCCTTATTCACATGTTTTGGGCATGCCTGGTCCTTTAGAAATACTGGAAGGAGGTTTTTCAGACATTGTCTCTAATACTTAAGGTTGACCTACGTCCCAACCCTCTAGTCGCTTTTTTGGCACTGCTTTTTCTCGGACTTTAAATGCTAGTCCTATCATTTCATTACACCTTCTTCTCTAATAGAATATCCTCCTTATCTGATCAAAGTCTCCATATAACCCAACTTCCAGCTCATCACAAGGCATCGGGCGTGCTCCAGAGGCAGTTAATGGTTGCTGTGATGGTCTTTTTgttctgtgctgttgttgtgttctgttttccCCGGGATGGGGAATTTCTCTTAACTCAACTGTGATATTCCATTTTCATGTTGTCACTGTACCATCCTGTCGAAATCAATAAACATATTTCTGATTAAAAAACGTTTctacacaaaaaacatcaaattaaaAGAGGGTGCACCAACCTTTGAGCAAGAGTGTACGCATAGTAACAATTACTGCAATAGTAAGCTGTTCAACAACTGGAAGGAAAGCCAAAGAATGTCAACCGTTTCCTGTGTTCCTCACATAAAGGATGCAGTTACACGTCTGTTTCACTAGATGGGAGAGTAATGTAGGCACTAACAAAATTAAGAAAACACTGACACTGTATTGACAGATTCATATAATTCATACATTGTTAATGTTACTGTTAAAAATGTCCATATCAGACTGAAATCGTAAactttttttgcttttcattTTGACGCCTGTGTCAGGAAGTGAAGCTGACATCTGCCCACTGCCTCACCAGTCATTTACTGACAGTGACAGATTAGACAGGGCTGACACACAAGCCAAAACCCATTTGCTGATGTTTACTAAACTGGGGTATGATTAAGCCACTGTCACATAAGTGTGTACCTATTTTATTAAAATGACTATTATGTATTAGTCATGCAGCTCTAGACTATTAGCATCATCCAGTCAGTGTAGTCTGACATAATGCACATGAATGTGTAAATATTGTCGATGTCAGCAGGTTTTGTTTTATGTCACAGCTCAAGTCAAACATTAACCACgcctgcactgtttactttcaaacTATATCTAACTTCAACTGGTCAAAGGTTGACATGCAGGTGATGACAGAACAATCGACTTTAAAACTGATTAACAAGTTTAAGACTGACCTATGCAGGGGGTGTCGCCAACACGACCTTCCATCTTGTTCAGTATTCCACCAGTGGACGTTGCACAGGCTACGTTTCCCTCGCTATCGACTGCCACCGCTCCAACTGTGCCCATCTTCCCCCTGTGCGGGTAAACACAACACCACATTGATTAAGAATGAGATTaggatttactttattaatccctgtggggaaatcaAGTGTCTGTCATCATTATTTTCTTAATATACATTTGTATTGAAACAGAAAGGGTTAACAGCGCTGTGTCTCACATTTGGCATTCCACAGGGTTAGCACCTGGTGCCAGGTTCTTTTTCCAACGCATGCGGGCGTACTCAGTGATGAGGGACTCCTGGGGCACCTCTGGGACACCCATGGACCGAGCGAACTGACTAGCACCCTCAGCTGTCAGACATGCATGACTGGTCTGATGTAAAGATCAAATTTCACATCAGTAAGACACATCTGTAAACATTacaaagcaggttcacactTGAGGTGCACACAGTGGGCTCTTAGGTTCCAGCTCTGTTTCTTTAGGGTACATATAAAGTTTCTGCATTTTGAATGTAGCACTGGAGTGTAACACATCATACCCACATACCTTGTCCATAACCAGTCTTGCTAGCTGGACAGGGTTGGCTATGTTGCGTACAGCAGACACTGCACCACTTCCCAGTGTTTTCCCATCCATCACAATGGCATCCATCTCCACGTCTCCTTTAACAGTCAGCACAGACCCACACCCTGAAAATGGTTTGACAAACTGTTTTAAAGACTCGCCTTTGGGGACCAAGAGTATATTTGTGTACACAGTTGGCATTTTATCTAGAAATGGAACCTGCATTTGGGTGTAAACCCACTCTAGTAAAGTATGTATATACAACTTTAGCAGTTGTTTGCTCATTCAGAACAAAACCTAAAGTTATTCAGACTCATTTACCGCTCATTCAAACTGATGATTGGTCAGGTTAAGTTGTCATTAGGTGCTTTTTTAACAAAATGTCACAAATAAAGATGTCAAAGTTTTTTCTTGCTGATCATATGCCATAAAGactgatttatattttttattccaTTCTGCtatattatttaatttttttcatcACTGACTTCATGTAATGTTAGAAAATTGAGAAACTGACCAATAATGGACTGTGAGATTTTCTGTTTACCTGCATTGAAGGAGGGGTTGTTCTCCAGCTGAGTCACAGCCTCGACCACTGCATCCATGCTGCTGCCCCCTCCCTTCAGGACAGCATACCCAGCCCGTGTTGCTGAGCACACACCAGACATAGAATTCTTTGACCGTTCCTTTGGGATATGGCCCGCCCCTCCATGGACCACCACCACTGGTAACATGTCAGTCACCTGGGAAGGGAGGAGTCTGTAATAAACAGCTGGGGATTCATGCTTTAATATGTGTTGCTATGCTTTAACAACACGTTGAACTGCAACACTTCAGCTGAAAGTCTGATTCCAGATTTTCAGACTAGATTATAATATATGGGGTTTAATGGAAAAATAACATCCACATGCACAGATGTCTAGTTATCCCCCACGTCCTGTCATTTGCTCTAATGTAAAAAGTGTTTTTGCCTCATCAGAGGGGTGCACTACAAAGCAGGGTTAACAGGTTAGTGAGGTTAAGACAAGATCCTGAATAGTGTGTATGATATGTAAACATCTTATTAAGATAAACGTGATTCTCACATTCTTTAGCATTGCTAGTGCCATGCCACAAAGCAAGCCGTGTTACTGGTATAATGTTACACACCCCTTCTGGCTGAATCACCTCAGTAACTAGGCTGCAAATAGTTCCTTATCCAACCCTTTAGACCTAAAGGTATCTGAAATGTGCCAGGTTCTCTTCAGGGGGACACAAGAGTTTTAATGACACTATTCTCTGTGAGTTAAATATAAGTTTGTAGTAAAGTAAAGAATATTTATTCTATAATTAGAGGAATCTACGGTGATTCCCACCATGATAAACTAGTTGAGTTTAAAGTTTTATATGCTGCATTGGGTCACATTTTAAGACATTGCCACTGAACTATTACATCAGCCCTTTTTCTACCATCATGCATCATGTTCCCTCTGGGGAATTGCTGCAATTGTGTTACTTTTTTCatgataatatttatatattgtccATATCTCTGTCATTAACCAGCTGTACTCCCTGCAAAAAGAGTCAAATGGTGCGAcaccaacactgtgtgtgtcctgtccaCACCGACTGAGACAACTGACAACGTGTGTGCAACAAGACAGCAGAAGTACAGCtggtttttattattaaaaatgattcCAATGAAACGTGTGAGCACTGTGACTTACTGCGTGAATCTGTGCCGTCTCGTTTGCTTTGTGGAGCCGggtggctgcagctgcaggagcccGCTGCCGGCGGAGCCCGCTGCTGGCGGAGCCGGAGTGTCACCGTGTGTGTGGCCTACACAGGACGGACAACAACACAACTAAGCAGGGAACACGTACGCTATGTACACTCCCTCCTACTGCAAACCACTGCgcttcaaaactcagtgtcgTCGTGTCTTTGCTTTAACAAATCTCAGACTGCACCTACGCTCACGACCCGGGTTAGCCTGTGTCCGCTAGCGGGACCCAGACGAGCTTTGTGGCTATCACGGTATCTGTTAGCTGACATGACAACGACCCCTCACAAATACACATCATTCCAGctacaccacaaacacacgGCGGTAAACAACAGCGCGTTCTGCTGCCTTACCTACAAAGCTTCAGATAACGGCACCAGCACATCACCAGCGTGGTGACATCACTTCCGGGCCAACCACcggcctttcaaaataaaacacagctagCAGGAAAAAGGCAGTTCCTTCACAGTGTGCTTTACGTCTATTGATAACTGTAGCGTCCAGAAAATACTAATTTATAACAGTTTTCACCTGTATTCAATGATATTTTACCATGCAATCTGATTCCGACTGTAAAGTAGGCTGAATAAGTCATATAAGTATACTATTAACTATTAGGACACTAAAACGCTTTTCTATATACAGGGGAAGACTTTGGGATTTAAgactttcatttttcatttaaattaaaatacagtGGTCTGCTTTAGTATCTGCACGGCATGATTTGAAGTGCTCTGCAATAGTAAAATatgtgagcttttattttgttgtcataTTTGGTTACTTACCTCTGTGGTTATCTGCTGAAGTTGTAATTTCAGTCTATCCAAGTAATTCAGGTGTAAAATATTCTGTTAAGAAATGTTGTTATTCGGACTAAATGACCTCAGATTAatttatataaaatgtaaaaaaatcccATCTTATTTGCTTACATTAGGAAGATGTCTAAAATGTCAAGATACATAATGTAATCAACAGTAGGCTAATAGTGAATGAGTTAAGACAGAAAGTTAACATACTCTGCTGGGATGTCTGACCCTTCACGTACCTTTCTCACCCGCCCCTTGTCTGATTGTCATTGTTCCATGTTGTGgacatttctgtctttctttatcAGTGGTgaaatgtaactaagtatttgtccTTCTTTATTgcacttaagtacattttttatGTAGCCTATCTATACGTTACTTAGGTAAAAAAGTAGTGCATACTTTAGACCTTTGCTCtgttacattttgcagctattaccTATACTTCCtactccattacatttctacaatgtgtGTTGTTACtcgttacattttatgaatacagtttcaCTAAAATGTCGCCTTTATCtacacaaaaatgtggattgtgTTGCTATCTCTTATATCTTATATCTATTATCGCTATTTAAACCAATCAGGCGGCTCTATCGGCTCCAATGAGCAGATCTcatgtttggcagcagcacagcagtagatAGACTGTCACTGCCTCCTGTCCTTTGCAGCTAACCTTCCCActgaacatggatccagagtcagcctccactgaactgagccaccagtGGACGTGTTTAACAGATATGTTTGGATTCAGAGGGCCCACAATGACTGGTGGATATAGCAGAGCGTTCTGTGTGGGCCTCAAAGAAAAGAGCTGCAGGGAGTTACTAgacatctgtagaggcagaagtatTACCAGGAGCTGcatctgcattctttatcaacATGGCTCCACCTAGATATTAAGACAactcactgtgtgagtacttttactttaatgCTTTAAGTACAATTAAGAggaagtacttaagactttcccttaagtaggattgttgatgtagcacctTTACTTGAGTATCTTTCTGGGTAGTTGTACTGTTACTGTAGTACTAAGCTTCAGTACTTCATCTCTGCTCTTGTTGATGTTGTGAGCTGAGCagtcacttcctgctgctcagagagctgaccgtggtgctgaaacacacagctgagctgatGTTACAGGAACTGACCTCAGACAGTTTAATGACTTTAATATGTCCAATCCTGTATGAAACATCCATATCAGTCACTTCTGAACCAAACCACGGTTAATAATGGTTTTATTTGGTAGCCaggaattgatttttttttaacaaatctgGATGTGTGACTAAAAATAGACCCTTAAAAACAGTTTCTAAATTTAGATCAGGCCTACTGTGACACACGATGCTCGTGTGTGACTACACTGCCCATCTGTGGCTTAATGTACTGCGTCTGAATTGCAGCGTTTAGGACGATTCTGCAGACCACTCCGCCATAATTAAAATGTTGCACACTGACGTACAGTAAATGTCACCATATAGCTATACTAGTGtatataccccccccccccccatcagaTTGTTTTTCaggatgaggtgtgtgtgtgtgtgtgcatgtgtcggGTAGGGGCTGCTGAACGGATGAataaggaggagggagagaaagaagaaaagagagagagagggtgggagacagggagagggagagggagaaagagagagagagagagagagggtgggagacagggagagggagagggagaaagagagagaggagagagggagagagagagagagagagagagagggtgggagacagggagagggagagggagaaagagagagagggagagagagagagagaatgggagagaaggaaggaaaagaagagagagagagagagagagagagggacaaggGAGAGGatagagggaaagagagaagagagagggaaagagagagagagagaagaggagagagagagggagagagagaggggagagagagagagagagaggggagagagagagagagagagagagaaggagagaaggagagaaggaagagacgaggggagagagagagagagaggagagagagagagagagagagatgggtagaggaagaagagaggagagaatagagagagaggagaaggaggaagagagagaaaagatgcaGACGGGTGAGATggatagagagagagtgagaagggGTGGGAGacggtggaggtggagggggtggggggctgCGCGTCATCTAACACGCAATGATCGGTGACGGAATGGGTACGAGAAAGGAGTAAGGAGAGGTCCACACTCTTACTACCAAGGGTTCCTAACAGGACTATAGAAGGGTTCTTCACACTACAGTCattctttttatattttcattttttaattaggCTACATTTACTTTGTGTTGTCACACAGTAGCCTATTTATtgtaaataacaataatatttattttacttgcGGATAAAGTCCCTTTAATTGTATAATAataactgttattattattgataataAAATAGATAACACTCTAAATTCTGGTATTACGTTTTTTAACCCTGTAAATTACTAATTGCACTTAAAAGTCTGCTTTATCTGTGAAGAGGCCCATGAACAGCGCCGCTTCCCCCTGTCGGTCTTTACCTCTTCAGACCGTTACATAAAAGAGTAATGTTGCAAAGCGACTTAAATAGCGTACGTAAGTTAAACGTAAATTAGCCTGAAACCCACAGTGCACCTCCGTGCCACCCTTTATTTCCTGCGTGGGCTGTAGGCTGCCGTGAGCGCGCACCTCAACGGTGAGTGGAGCCCCCCATTCTCAAATGAGGGCTGCGCGCTCCCGCCGCAGGAGTAGTGAACGCGCTTGAGGGGCTGCGGTCCCATTGACGGTTCCGTCTCCctgacagcagcatcagcatcagcggCGGCGCTGCAAAACAAGAAGTCGCCGCCTCGCCCCGCAGCCAAAACAGCCAGGACACCGCGCCGTGCGGAGACCCCGGACGCTTTCAGGGACCCCCCCTCTCTGCCTGGCccgaaggaaggaaaggagaatCCCCCCCGTGTGCCATCATCCCGACCGACCGCCGGAGATATGGGCTCCCCGTAAAAcggaggtggtggaggggagAGGCGGgcgggaggggggtggggggagaaGACAGCGGAGCAgcaagagggagaaggagaagctGAACACGGTCACCGGGAACCGAGGCGCTACCGCCACAGTCACCGCTACTACTACCACAGCCAGCGCTGaaaccgctgctgctgctgcggccgccgctgccgccgccgccgccctGGGTGCTCCCCGCCACCGCCATGGGAACTCCGCATCAGTCGCTTCAGCCTCCGCTTTGGGCCATGTCGTGATCCGTGGGCTCCGCCAGCGGGTTTTCTATCCGTGATCCCGACCGAggcgaggaggaagaggaagaggaggagaggaggaagagaaggtggTGGCGGGGAAGATGTTCGCCTCGGTGGGCCCTCGGGGCGGCCCGCGCCCACCCGTCGCCCCGGCCATCCCGGAGCCGGACCTTAGCCatctgacagaggaggagaggaagatcaTCATGGCTGTGCTGGCTCGGCAACGGGAAGAGGAGGCGAAGGAGGAAGCCATGTTAAAGTAAGAGAGGGAAAAGATacagatagtgtgtgtgtgcgtgtgtgtgtgagagagagagagagaatgggcCTGGGCTATTTCAGTTCTGAAGAAGTCCATCCTTCATCCTCTCAACTCCACTATctaaccgtgtgtgtgtgtgtgtgtgtgtgtgtgtgtgtgtgtgtgtgtggatctacATCCTGCAGATCCCTCCATACAGAACTCACTTGCTCACTCACAGGCCCATATGGCTCACAGTTCTGAGCAAGAAGAGACATGCACAGGGCCAGTTCAGACTACAGGTCACATCCAGTTCACAGATTTCCCCCTGCTGTTCCTGAGAGAGGCCCTCTGAGTGACGGGCCAGGTGGAACTTGCTCAGTAGGCGACCGTGAAAAgaaggggtggtggtgggatgGTGAAGGGGTGTGTCACCATGCCCCATCTGCATCAGCAGCATTCTACTCTCTACactcacatgtaaaaaaaaataggaagaaaattctcctctctgtcatccACTCAGTCAGATGGAGACTGTTTGTCCTTCAGCCTACCTGAAGTCTTCTACTGGTACATGCAGTGGGAATTCACAGAAAGCTGAGTGAAGCCTGCCATTGAGAATAGTAGAAGTAAAACCCTCCCTGTTGGCTTTTATCTGTGCAGCATCCATCTCCAACAGCTGCTGTTCTCAGCTCTGGGGTGCGGTTGAGCCTTTCCCAGCCTTATGCACTGTATGTAGGCCAGTGCTCTTGCAACAGACATCACACGGGCTGTTATAGAAACAGTAGGCCTGTGGCAGGGGAGGAAAAGGTGCCTGTGTAATGTAGTTTTGAATCAAGACGGACTTGTATCCCCCCCTTTCTCTCAATACCGCCACATACTGTAAATGCATGAAGAAAACTCTGCTCCAGATTATTTGCTGGTGCAGAAACATCCAAAATCCCCAATCTTTGTTCCCCTTCAGGATCAGTAAAAAATGTATCAAGTTAAAACGATGCCTCTTTCACATTTTCCGCATACATAGATGTGCAGATAGAAAGACAGAACGACCCACCTAAGCAAGGCACTCCTCAAGCTTTACGTCCCCTGTTCTATTTTAAGCCCTCTGTGCGGACTGATGGCCCAGCACTGGAACGGAAGATCGATTCATTGCATCTAAAGAAGGAAATGTCCAATATATAGCCCCGACTTAAGTGGCTATGCATCATTTTCAGTAATGTATTAAAGAGCCGTGGATTCAGTCATGTCAAGAGTGTGTAGCGGCTGCGAATAAGGCGGCCTGTCAGCACATACATGTCCTAACCTATATTGGTTCCAGCACCGTTTCCACTCATCACTGTTTGGATggagaagcagtgtgtgtgtgtgtgtgagtctgcattGAAAAAGCTGCACTGGTTGACTAATACATGCATGGTGAGTGTACTAGGAGTAGGGTAGTGTGGGTTGTAATGCAGAAAGGGAGAGAATACACTCTACTTATGAGCTATTTCTACGCCTTGCTGTGAACGCATATAGAATCACAGAGTATGCAGGTGAACACAAGGCAAATTAGACTCAGTTGTCAGTATTCATTAAAAGCGTTGGTACAGT
This Parambassis ranga chromosome 15, fParRan2.1, whole genome shotgun sequence DNA region includes the following protein-coding sequences:
- the LOC114447788 gene encoding isoaspartyl peptidase/L-asparaginase-like; translated protein: MLPVVVVHGGAGHIPKERSKNSMSGVCSATRAGYAVLKGGGSSMDAVVEAVTQLENNPSFNAGCGSVLTVKGDVEMDAIVMDGKTLGSGAVSAVRNIANPVQLARLVMDKTSHACLTAEGASQFARSMGVPEVPQESLITEYARMRWKKNLAPGANPVECQMGKMGTVGAVAVDSEGNVACATSTGGILNKMEGRVGDTPCIGCGGYADNQTGAVSTTGHGEAIMKVTLARLILFHMEQGQSVEAASDLGLAYMKSRVEGLGGVVTVDPQGNWAARFSSLQMAWAAAQKDTLHYGLYCGEHFTQSIEDPN